Proteins from one Pyrobaculum neutrophilum V24Sta genomic window:
- a CDS encoding VIT1/CCC1 transporter family protein, which yields MEVDSSLYRIAREAALDEYKEYVVYSALARVERNERRRGVLEALAAAELDHFRFWSRIAGVRPPVWRTRLYALFMVLLRFVFGVTFVAKLLERGEVEAVARYKSLLGVVRGEDLEALRRIIRDGEEHEVALVEQIDETIVKYMGSLVLGLADAVIEITGAHAGTLGTTNSTVVAGVIGLIVGIGAAISMASASYLQTRHEVGKSPAVAALVTGVGYIAAVSLMSLPYFLTHDVYHAFAASIAVGVLLSFMLTFQGSVYTGRDFKYEFLQTVGLLLGTAALTYMLGEWLGGLFGVRVI from the coding sequence ATGGAAGTAGATTCTAGTTTGTACAGAATCGCGCGGGAGGCGGCGCTGGACGAGTATAAGGAATATGTAGTGTACAGCGCCTTGGCGCGGGTGGAGAGAAACGAGAGGCGGAGGGGGGTTCTGGAGGCTTTGGCGGCGGCTGAGCTGGACCACTTCAGGTTCTGGAGCCGCATCGCCGGCGTGAGGCCGCCGGTGTGGCGGACGCGGCTCTACGCCCTGTTTATGGTTCTCCTGCGGTTTGTCTTTGGGGTTACCTTCGTGGCTAAGCTTCTGGAGCGTGGAGAGGTGGAGGCGGTGGCGCGGTACAAGTCCCTCCTGGGGGTGGTCCGGGGGGAGGATCTAGAGGCTCTCCGCCGCATTATTAGGGATGGGGAGGAGCACGAGGTGGCGCTTGTGGAGCAGATCGACGAGACTATTGTGAAGTACATGGGGTCTCTGGTGTTGGGTCTGGCGGACGCGGTGATCGAGATCACTGGGGCCCACGCGGGGACTCTTGGCACCACCAACAGCACCGTCGTGGCGGGGGTCATCGGCCTTATTGTGGGGATAGGGGCCGCCATCTCCATGGCGTCTGCCTCCTACCTCCAGACGCGCCACGAGGTTGGGAAATCCCCCGCGGTGGCGGCCTTGGTCACCGGCGTGGGCTACATTGCGGCTGTGTCCCTCATGTCGCTTCCCTACTTCCTCACCCACGACGTCTACCACGCCTTCGCCGCCTCCATCGCCGTGGGGGTTCTGCTGAGCTTCATGTTGACCTTCCAGGGGTCTGTATACACGGGGAGAGATTTCAAGTACGAGTTTCTGCAGACGGTGGGTCTTCTGCTGGGGACCGCCGCCTTGACCTACATGTTGGGCGAGTGGCTCGGCGGCCTCTTCGGCGTTAGAGTTATTTAG
- a CDS encoding winged helix-turn-helix domain-containing protein, with amino-acid sequence MEPSEVRRRIVELLRERGSASVYQIAKALGISYGAAQWHLYVLERDGVVFTVVQGRKRIAVLRDSLDAYLNSLKMTDFFRDLWAYLRSRGIDGSTPFMEAVLSLEEDRREVGLSLLSIARNLYHWRRGQGL; translated from the coding sequence GTGGAGCCTTCTGAGGTTAGGAGGCGTATCGTCGAGCTCCTTAGGGAGCGGGGGAGCGCATCTGTCTACCAGATCGCTAAGGCTTTGGGCATCTCCTATGGGGCGGCGCAGTGGCACCTCTATGTTCTGGAGCGGGACGGGGTTGTCTTCACGGTGGTTCAGGGGAGGAAGCGGATTGCCGTATTGAGGGATTCCCTTGACGCCTACCTCAACTCGCTTAAGATGACCGACTTCTTTAGGGATCTCTGGGCGTATCTCAGGTCGCGGGGGATCGACGGGAGTACGCCGTTTATGGAGGCGGTGCTTTCGCTGGAGGAGGATAGGCGGGAGGTGGGCCTTTCCCTCCTCTCTATTGCGAGGAACCTCTACCACTGGAGGAGGGGCCAAGGTTTATAA